A part of Pectinophora gossypiella chromosome Z, ilPecGoss1.1, whole genome shotgun sequence genomic DNA contains:
- the LOC126380116 gene encoding serine protease inhibitor 77Ba-like yields the protein MRGILLVLFCSASVYGQSYPADNAAERENPTQPYSDISERIGNFSIELLFHTSKQYNGGNLIISPISVWTVLAVISGGAHGKTAAQLHNALRITKKNTDLLRSSYQNLNKKLQVNSLTVTFVNINAVFVDQNTLILNDFQTVAESVYETPVVLLDFNDRVNTANAINQLVSDATRGRKLVHSSYIDKGIIATSALHFKGQWKVPFNAASTAIMPFYSSTGEQIGEVNMMHSRFTYPFANMKELQARVIELPYGKEDRFSMLIMLPHPNVSLVSMFRNLARVTLDTIINQLRVYKKEYGEDDVECYLPRFRIESTLDLANVLKSGMGIEDVFDENVARLPLLARTPSFVSKVIHRAEIEVTEEGTTPKWIAGDSSHHVGAVSFVGNRPFYFLVIEKVTMSIIFGGVYETPSLY from the coding sequence ATGCGTGGAATACTCTTAGTGTTGTTTTGTTCCGCGTCTGTGTATGGGCAAAGCTATCCAGCTGACAACGCGGCAGAACGGGAAAATCCTACGCAGCCGTACTCTGATATTTCGGAAAGAATCGGCAACTTCTCCATTGAACTTCTGTTCCACACCTCGAAGCAGTACAACGGTGGTAACCTAATAATTTCACCGATATCAGTGTGGACTGTTTTGGCTGTCATTTCTGGAGGTGCCCACGGCAAAACAGCAGCACAGCTACACAATGCACTCAGAATCACAAAGAAAAACACAGACTTGCTCAGGTCAAGCTACCAAAACCTAAACAAGAAGCTCCAAGTGAACTCATTGACCGTGACTTTTGTTAACATAAACGCAGTTTTCGTGGATCAAAATACATTAATCCTAAATGACTTTCAAACTGTTGCTGAGTCTGTATATGAGACCCCAGTTGTACTGTTAGACTTCAACGATAGAGTAAATACTGCGAATGCTATCAATCAGCTTGTTTCAGACGCTACGCGTGGGCGAAAGTTGGTTCACAGCAGTTACATTGACAAAGGAATTATTGCAACAAGCGCTTTGCATTTTAAAGGACAATGGAAAGTCCCGTTCAATGCGGCATCGACAGCAATTATGCCTTTCTACAGCAGCACTGGTGAGCAAATTGGCGAAGTTAATATGATGCACAGTCGGTTCACTTACCCGTTTGCTAACATGAAAGAGTTACAGGCTAGAGTTATAGAGTTGCCATACGGTAAAGAAGACCGTTTTTCGATGCTTATAATGTTACCACATCCCAACGTGTCCCTCGTAAGCATGTTCAGGAACTTGGCAAGAGTGACTTTAGATACAATCATCAACCAACTAAGGGTATATAAAAAGGAATATGGAGAAGACGACGTGGAGTGTTACTTACCACGTTTCAGGATTGAGTCCACATTAGATCTCGCAAACGTATTGAAGAGTGGTATGGGTATCGAAGATGTGTTCGATGAAAATGTTGCGAGGCTACCTTTATTGGCCAGGACGCCTTCATTTGTGTCTAAGGTAATTCACAGAGCGGAGATAGAAGTAACCGAAGAAGGTACTACCCCAAAATGGATTGCTGGGGACTCCTCCCATCATGTTGGCGCAGTATCGTTCGTCGGCAACAGGCCTTTCTATTTCTTGGTTATCGAAAAAGTCACCATGTCAATCATATTTGGAGGGGTTTATGAAACGCCTTCCTTGTATTAG